In Humulus lupulus chromosome 7, drHumLupu1.1, whole genome shotgun sequence, the following are encoded in one genomic region:
- the LOC133791980 gene encoding uncharacterized protein LOC133791980: MVRTRGASSKKIPVSQSRKVPSPSPPLSMSTAPLSVPAAPSSDGKSCKSKARKKVFSLSHEHPMVFPDISADIVAPPSEVVVPSRAKDHSPLPFDSSLEARAKSKSVSSSSKAAAAGLLKLPLKPSPSKKNSVTPKRKLGLDASLSPLSAAKKKLKAHPPSLSSSESDPKEEKSKSEATHDTTLSDETVPDNAESEAESDEPEKEDIVPSEQEAESDLDQIASPLTSKAKGKKPISGSTPSPKRSGVNFKPYSSIFCYNDNARDMVLYAQRKFIIERNYVLSDHRPFGVLTMLQDRQWTGSLVKFSGFVDRIVKEFYANLTNEIIEPSSPLYNKVFVRGHWFSFSPQDIALALHLPLDVEDDVDGASLDKDMVITELVGQKMVWPSNTVISVSNLTYTYAVLHKFATTNWKPTSHTATISFDMASFLYKVGTGLGINLASVIHDQIIGFRKGNRKNLNLPFPHVIYKVLSMQKKDLQRDQEDLVAPTTAASYKASAPPTEATAAPSSKKVKPQSLKIASDDIPHASSIVTTDSGLVATEIAAVRASVDSLTARVMSLEGLQRSVFEAVQSLSKDPVV, encoded by the coding sequence ATGGTAAGAACTCGTGGTGCTTCCTCCAAGAAGATCCCTGTTTCTCAATCCCGAAAGGTGCCATCTCCTTCGCCTCCTCTGTCTATGTCAACGGCGCCTCTTTCTGTTCCAGCAGCTCCCTCATCTGATGGAAAGTCATGCAAATCCAAGGCTCGCAAGAAGGTGTTTTCGCTCTCTCATGAACACCCTATGGTGTTTCCAGATATCTCTGCTGACATTGTTGCACCACCATCTGAAGTGGTGGTGCCCTCTCGAGCCAAGGACCATTCTCCTCTTCCTTTTGATTCGTCTTTGGAGGCTAGGGCAAAATCGAAATCTGTTTCATCCTCTTCCAAAGCGGCTGCTGCTGGGTTGCTCAAATTGCCTTTGAAGCCGAGTCCGTCCAAGAAAAATTCTGTGACTCCCAAAAGGAAATTGGGGTTGGACGCGTCTCTTTCTCCCTTGTCTGCTGCCAAGAAAAAATTGAAAGCTCATCCCCCTTCACTGTCTTCCTCCGAATCTGATCCTAAGGAAGAGAAGTCAAAATCTGAAGCAACCCATGATACCACATTGTCTGATGAAACGGTTCCTGACAATGCAGaatcagaggctgagtctgatgAGCCAGAAAAAGAAGACATTGTCCCCTCTGAACAAGAAGCCGAATCTGACTTAGACCAAATTGCATCTCCTTTGACATCCAAAGCTAAAGGGAAGAAACCTATTTCTGGTTCTACTCCTTCTCCAAAACGTTCAGGTGtaaatttcaaaccttattctTCCATTTTTTGCTATAATGATAATGCACGTGATATGGTTCTATATGCTCAAAGGAAATTTATCATTGAAAGAAATTATGTCTTGAGTGATCATCGTCCTTTTGGTGTGCTAACAATGCTTCAAGATCGACAATGGACAGGTTCTTTGGTTAAATTCTCtggttttgtggatagaatagtcaaggaattctatgccaatcttACTAATGAAATTATTGAACCTTCATCTCCTCTGTATAACAAAGTGTTTGTTAGGGGCCAttggttctctttttctcctcaaGACATTGCTCTTGCTTTGCATCTTCCCCTTGATGTCGAGGATGATGTAGATGGTGCTTCTCTTGACAAGGACATGGTTATCACTGAGTTGGTAGGTCAAAAAATGGTATGGCCATCTAATACAGTCATCTCAGTCTCCAATCTCACCTACACTTATGCTGTCCTCCATAAGTTTGCCACAACAAATTGGAAGCCCACTTCTCACACCGCCACTATCTCTTTTGATATGGCATCATTTTTGTACAAGGTGGGGACCGGTCTTGGTATAAATTTGGCTTCAGTTATTCATGATCAAATCATTGGGTTTCGCAAAGGTAACAGGAAAAACTTGAATCTTCCTTTTCCTCATgttatttataaagtgttgagtaTGCAGAAAAAAGATCTCCAACGTGATCAAGAAGACTTGGTGGCACCCACTACTGCTGCTTCCTACAAGGCCTCTGCCCCTCCTACTGAAGCCACTGCTGCTCCGTCCTCCAAGAAAGTCAAGCCCCAATCCCTGAAGATTGCCTCGGATGACATTCCTCATGCCTCCTCCATTGTTACCACAGATTCAGGACTTGTTGCAACCGAAATAGCTGCTGTTCGAGCCTCTGTTGATTCTTTGACTGCTCGAGTGATGTCACTTGAAGGATTGCAACGTTCTGTGTTTGAGGCTGTTCAATCTCTGTCCAAAGATCcagttgtttag